The Hymenobacter sp. YIM 151858-1 genome contains the following window.
GTTCAATGAATTGATGGCATGCCGCCACCCATAAATCTGCTGGTGAGCGTCCCCCACAATGACTTTGGTGGCCTCCTGCTTGAAAAACCAGTCCAGCATAGCGCCCGACGCGTCTTGGCCCTCATCGAACAGGATGTAGTCGTGGTGCAGCTGCCGGGAGGCGAGTTGAAATTTCTTGAGGTAGAAGTCGTGCGTGATTTCAATCTTACCGCTATCCATTCGGCGCAACAGTTGCCGGCAGCCATCCTCAATCAGTTGGTAGTGCTGGGTGACGAACTCCTTTGCCGGCGGCTCCACCACGATGTCTAGATAGTTAAGGTCTGTTACCCGCTTTTTGTCGCTGTTGCAGAAATAGGCCAGGAATTTGATGATGTGCGTTGCCAGCACATACTCTCCAAGTGCTGACGGTCCAGTGGGGCGGGGCAGCCCTAGTAAGCCTACCAACTCGTAGGGCTTGAAAGAACCATTCTTACGGACGGCATAGGGACTGTTGACGACAATGTGTCGGCGGGCAAGCGAGTGGGCTGTTTCTACTTGGACATGCCCTAAGCCCTGCGCCTGAAACTTGCGAACAGCTTCCCAGCGCACAGCACTATTGAATGCGAGGTAAAGGATACGAGCTGCTGGTGGCCGCGTGCGGGCGTACTCCACCACCGTAGTGGTTTTGCCTGAGCCAGCTACTGCATTGATTTTAATGTCCCCCTTTGAAGCTACGATAGCCTCCTGCTCGGGAGTGAGGGGCAGGGTTGATTGTCGCGGAGTGCTCATCTGGCTAAGTGGGTCGCGGTGAATACTGTAAAACCGAGCCGCTGCACGTACCGACTGGCGTGCTGTCTGCACGTAAAATCTTTGTAGAAGTACTGCATCAAATAGAATAGAATGATGTCGTGAAAGCATCCTATAGCCAAAAGAGGGCCATTTTATAGTTAGTGGTTTGGTTCCTTTCGCTGTTGATATTCATATAGACACACGATAGCGGTGCGGTCGGGGTCATAGCCCCGGAATGCCTGGCAGTTGAAGCAATTTCGCTCCACGTCGGCGTAAGGTTTATCCAAAAGCTGGTGAGCCGCTTTGGGGCAGTCGTCAATTTGATGTACTATTTCCAGGCCGCCCCCAATGCGCTCCATGATAGAGCGGTAGTTCTTACTGTAGAATTCTTGCCGGCGCTGCTGAGCCAAGGCACGCTCGGCCGGTGACTTAGTGGCCTGGTCTGCACGCCACTGCTCGCGAGCCGCTTGGCGGGCTTCTTCACGCAGCTGTTCGGCATGCAGGCGCTCTATCTCGGTCCGGCATTTCTCAAAATAGCGGTGCCGCCGCTGGCTCACCACCCGCCGCAATTCCGGGTTGTTGAGCCATTGCTTTTGCTGCTCACCGCGAATTATCAGTTCTTCCAAGTCACTCAGGCCGATGTCACGCCGAACCTTACTCAAATCTATTTCGATAGCCGGTAGGCCCATCGTCCGGATTTTTGCCCGTTTTTCTGCGTCTACAAAGTGCGTAACGGCTACTTCCACTAGCACCCATTTGGTACCGATACGCACCATGATATCTGGAATGATAGTTCCGGTGCGTTTTTCCAAGATTACTTCGTCCAATGTGACGAGTCGAGCTGGAAAGCTATAGTAGCTATCGGTCTCGTAGCTACTGGGCGTAAACTCAGTACCCATAAAACCCAGGGTATCATATAGCTCATCAGCATAGGGCCGTGCATCAAATGAAAAGCTCTCCCAAAAGGCCGGGGTGAAGGATAAATACCCCGCCATTCCCGGTAGGCGCAATTGCTTGTGTTGCGCGATAATGTCTTTGGCAGCTAAATGAATAGCTGTTTGCAGGCCCGTGGTGCATTCCAGGGCCTGATAATGCGCAAAATGCGCCACTTTTACATTGCCAACCGAGTTACGGGCCACAAGCAGCGCGCCGCAGCCAGGACAAGTACACTCACAGGCTAGCCCGGTTGCTACCTGGCTGATGTGCCAGAGCTGACCATTACGAAGGCCATAAGGAAGCTTAAGAGAAGTTGACACTTTCTAGACAGCTAGTTGCATAGTATAAGTCTCTTCTGGCATTGATGCTAATTGTTTTCGTAATAGCCATTCGCTAAACAGGTTGCTTCTCCTTTATAGATTGGAAAATAAACATTAAGAATCTATCTAAGTATTGCCTGATTGATAGTATCGTATTTATGGAAAGCGTCACGTTTCTGTCTTTATTTAATAAAGGCGAGTTAATTAAGGCAAAATGCTTTCTCTCAGCAGGGGTGTTGAGTAAACTGTCTTCTAGTTTTTTAAGGTTTTTATCGGATAATTTTCCGTTGGTGTGTAACAGGGTATGCCTGATAATACGCAACTCTTGATACCTCAAGAACGCTTCACTAAAGCTAGTTTCTTTGTCACTAGGTTTCCTTAAGCCAACTTTATCAGCGTCAGTAAAGAATTTCAATAAACTGTCGTTTGTCCAAGCATTTCTGATTTGTTTTTCAAGCTCCACCTCAGTAATCGATGGGTTGTAAACTTTGATTAGATGTTCATAAAGGTCCTCTAGCGTCGCATCCACGATAGATACTGAAGCAATAATGTAGTTCTGGAAAACAATGTTTTGTACATCGATGCTATAGGCTTTCACCAATTGGGTGTTGGTGTATTGAACATCAACTTCGTGGTCCAGCCGCAGGTCGGGTGGGATGCTGGCTGTTGTGGAAAGTCCATTGGTTTTGGTCAGTGTTCTGTATCTATCAGCAGCTATAAAACAGGAGTTGATAAGAAGTGCATTCTCTGTGTAGTTGTGCACGATTTTCCCCAATCCTAATGCTACTATTTTAAGTGCCGCTTCTTTGTCTGTTTCTTTCATTGAAAAGTGTGAAATAATTGAGAACAGCTTTTAAGGTGAAGCTACTTCAGATTAAGTAAGCCTGAATCTACAAGCCCAGGTTTTGGGCTGCATTGAAGCTAACTACATCGTCTAGGCGCGAGTAGCGGTCAATCATCGCATCCGTCTTCTGCTTCGTTTGATTCTTAATGAACCGGTTAGACTGGCCACGCAGCACGGACACCGTAATGAAGGAGACACGTAGGGAATGAGCCGAGTAATTCTTCTCAGCAATCTTGTGTCCTTCCTCGTCGTGGTTCAGGTGCAACTGCACTAATCCGTTTACCCTAAGGGCTGATAGCCGCTTCTGCGTAGGCTGCGCATTGCCCTTTTCCTTGCCGCGCTTAAGCGATACGAACAATGGCCCCGTGCTACGGCCCAGCTGATGCACCCAGGCCCGGGTGCTGCGCACCGGGCAGAAACTCGCGGTGGAGGCGTAGAACACCGCCTTGTCCTCAGCGTCACCGGCCTGGTTGGTTTTGCTTTTGGGCAGGTGCACGATTAGCGCCCGCTCGGTAAACTCTAGGTGCTCCACGTTCAGGGCTACGAGCTCGGAGCGGCGGAAGGCGCCGGCGAAGCCCAGCAGTAGCAGGGCCCGGTCACGCAGCCCGGCCGTGGTCGTCACGTCCAGGCGTCGGATGCACTCCTTGAGCTCGTCGACGGTAAAGGCCGGTGCCTGCTTCTGGCGCTTGCCCAGTGCGCGGGTGATGCCTTCGAGTACCAGGGCCAGCTCGTCCGAGTGCACCGGCGACGGGTAGCCGCGCAGCTGATGGTGCTTGTGGATGGCCGCCAAGTGACGTTTGATGGTCGAGAGCTTGCGCGGGATGTCGGCCAGGTCGGCCGCGTACCGGGCCACGGTGGCCACGTCGGCTGGCAGCGGGCACAGCCCGTGGAGCGCGCAATATTCCCCGAAGCTTTTCAGGTCGGCCGAGTACGCGAGCACCGTGTTGTCAGCGCCTTCCAGGCCGAGCTTCAGGTAGCGGGCCACGTTGTCGGCTGCGGTGGCGAGTTGCGACCCCAGTGCCTGCGGCTGGTCGGGAATTCGGGCGAGTTCGGTGCTCATGTGGGCAAAGGTAACCGCAAATACTTTAGGCATCATAATTAACAGTTATGATACCTAAAGTTTGGAAAAGAACAAGCAACACATGACCGGAGTCCGGTTTAGCTTCGCCAAACTTCGCATTACATTTACCTACCGCCTTCCCGTTCATCTCAGCTGCTTTATTCTATGGCCAAAAACTACTCGCTGCTTTTTCTACTCCTTATTATATGTACCACAGCGCTGGCCCAGCGGCCCAAGCCAGCCGCTGCTACGTTGCCCCCGGCCGATACCGTTTACTTCGACCGCGACTGGGAGCGTACCGAAACACTGGAGGAAGTGGCCTACGCCCGCATTGCCCGCCACGACGCGGCCGGCAAAACCATCGGCACCGTGCGCGACTACTACTTTCCGTCGTGGAAAAAGCAGTGGGAGGGCAAACTGGCGTCGGAGAATCCGGATAAGCCCACGGGCCTGTGCTGCGGCTGGCACGAGAACGGCCAGGTCAGCTTTCGCGGCACCTACGTGAACGGCGCGCAGCAAGCCGACTTTCGGAGCTGGCACGACGACGGGCGCGAAATCAAGTGCGCTTCCGTCATGCAGGACGCGCTGCCGCTGAGCAACGCCACCATTCACTGCAGCAACTGCATGCACTCCAGCCGGAAGGTGTTCACCGTGGACCTGCCCGCGGGCACGGTGGGTATTGTCTACAAGCTCGACGTGCGCGACGAAGGTCAACCGCCCATTTCCTGGTCAACGGCGCTGGCGGTGGCCGCCGTGGCCGGCAGTGGCGGCGCGGCCGCCCCGGCGCTGCTGAGCACCGCCGCCACGGCCCTCACCAAGCAGGGCAACAACGCTCCGCCCACAGTCAGCACCAAATGCCATTGGTACATCACCCCCGACGAAAATGCTGCCCAGCAGTTTCTGGCTACCAAAGGCACCATCAGCCGGGACAAGCTGTGCTTTCGGGCGGCGGAAAACACGCCCCAGGAAACCCGGCCCATGGCGGTGCCGGCGGGTACCCGGCGGCTGTACGTGTGCGTGAATAACGATAATTACACCACCGACGCCACGGCTACACTGAGCGTGAGTGCCCTGGTGCAGGATTGTAAGTGAGGCTACTTGAATAACGACGTACGGCGATGATGTCAATCTATACGGGGTAGCGCAAGAGTAAGAACAGAAATTCCCGTTAGGGCAGTTGGGCGAGCTGTTCTTCCCAACTGGTCGGGTCGCGCAGCGGGCGCAACTCGCCGGCGGCGATGCCTTCGGGCAGGGTGAAGTCGTAGCGGCCCAGCATGTTGATGTGCTCGTGCAGCAAGGGCGAGAGGCGGGCCACCTCGCCGGGCTCCGGCGGTTCCGCTACGGCTTGGTGGTGTTCCAGCGCTTGCTGTAGATAGCGGGTATTCCACAGCACCAAGGCGTTGACGACCAGGCCCAAGGCCCCGAGTTGGTCTTCCATGCCCTCGCGGTAGCGCTGGCGCAGCTCGCCTTTCTTGCCGTGGAACACGGCCCGGGCCACGGCGTGTCGCCCCTCGCCCCGGTTGAGCTGGACCAGGATGCGCCGGCGGTAGGCTTCGTCCTGCACGTACGCCAACAGGTAGAGCGTTTTCTCGACCCGCCCGACTTCGGCCACGGCCCGCCCCAGCCCGGAGAGGGTACCGGCCCGTTGCAGGGTGCGCATCACGGCCGTGGCCTTGACCTTGCCGAGTTTGAGCGAGCCGGCCAGCCGCAGCATGTCGTCCCAGTGCTCGGCGATGAGCCGGGCATTGACCACGTGGCGGCTCAGCGCGTTTAGCGGCCCGTAATCCGCCTCTTTTTCCAGGCGCCAGAAGCGCTGGTCCGGCAGGTCGGCCAGGCGTGTACAACGGCCCGGAAGGCTGCGCCAACTCCGTGCGCGTGCGCCCGCTCGCGGTGCAGGTGGCGCCCAACCCGGCCGACGCTGGCTTTGACCTGACCGACGTTAACGCCGCGCCCGACACCGGCCCGGCTGCGCTCGGCCGCTTGGACTACACCTTGTTCGACCTCTACGGGGTGGCCCGGCTCAGCGGCCATACCACCCCGGGCCGCACGTGGGTAGACACCCGGCGTGTCCCGGCCGGAGTTTACCAGATGCGCGTGCGCTC
Protein-coding sequences here:
- a CDS encoding competence protein CoiA family protein, which produces MSTSLKLPYGLRNGQLWHISQVATGLACECTCPGCGALLVARNSVGNVKVAHFAHYQALECTTGLQTAIHLAAKDIIAQHKQLRLPGMAGYLSFTPAFWESFSFDARPYADELYDTLGFMGTEFTPSSYETDSYYSFPARLVTLDEVILEKRTGTIIPDIMVRIGTKWVLVEVAVTHFVDAEKRAKIRTMGLPAIEIDLSKVRRDIGLSDLEELIIRGEQQKQWLNNPELRRVVSQRRHRYFEKCRTEIERLHAEQLREEARQAAREQWRADQATKSPAERALAQQRRQEFYSKNYRSIMERIGGGLEIVHQIDDCPKAAHQLLDKPYADVERNCFNCQAFRGYDPDRTAIVCLYEYQQRKEPNH
- a CDS encoding tyrosine-type recombinase/integrase, coding for MSTELARIPDQPQALGSQLATAADNVARYLKLGLEGADNTVLAYSADLKSFGEYCALHGLCPLPADVATVARYAADLADIPRKLSTIKRHLAAIHKHHQLRGYPSPVHSDELALVLEGITRALGKRQKQAPAFTVDELKECIRRLDVTTTAGLRDRALLLLGFAGAFRRSELVALNVEHLEFTERALIVHLPKSKTNQAGDAEDKAVFYASTASFCPVRSTRAWVHQLGRSTGPLFVSLKRGKEKGNAQPTQKRLSALRVNGLVQLHLNHDEEGHKIAEKNYSAHSLRVSFITVSVLRGQSNRFIKNQTKQKTDAMIDRYSRLDDVVSFNAAQNLGL
- a CDS encoding toxin-antitoxin system YwqK family antitoxin, coding for MAKNYSLLFLLLIICTTALAQRPKPAAATLPPADTVYFDRDWERTETLEEVAYARIARHDAAGKTIGTVRDYYFPSWKKQWEGKLASENPDKPTGLCCGWHENGQVSFRGTYVNGAQQADFRSWHDDGREIKCASVMQDALPLSNATIHCSNCMHSSRKVFTVDLPAGTVGIVYKLDVRDEGQPPISWSTALAVAAVAGSGGAAAPALLSTAATALTKQGNNAPPTVSTKCHWYITPDENAAQQFLATKGTISRDKLCFRAAENTPQETRPMAVPAGTRRLYVCVNNDNYTTDATATLSVSALVQDCK
- a CDS encoding T9SS type A sorting domain-containing protein, whose translation is MRPLAVQVAPNPADAGFDLTDVNAAPDTGPAALGRLDYTLFDLYGVARLSGHTTPGRTWVDTRRVPAGVYQMRVRSATGQTDFVRVQIAH